One Scophthalmus maximus strain ysfricsl-2021 chromosome 1, ASM2237912v1, whole genome shotgun sequence genomic region harbors:
- the zgc:172323 gene encoding desmin produces MSRSPERISSYRRHFEESSSFSQQVRVSSPSPTRREARHASAGYSCRAGAGGMRVESAGRAVSAARRSRMAGAGASAGALVCVGPSGEPAMDLDVAAAENQEFLSTRKSERQEMIVLNDRLAVYINKVRSLEQQNQLLEAEIEAYQNRFEKPSGLRLLYEEQLKELRRIADQMRVQRDISLAAKESTAAQLETIKIKYEEAVELRRKAELDIESFRPDVDKATSSRIALEKKLEQLEVEIEFLKRVHQQEIDELMKQIYSALAVAESAFTLPDLAAALKQIQTQYDDIAAKNLQEMDSWYKNKFQDLTKKTSGHVDRVRSFREEVVEAKKDIQNKERDLDGMRTRNEALEAQIQETQETYRKELEDLQARIEALQFDLKSTKEKIALYLREYQDLLNIKMALEIEITTYRKLIEGEDLRLAGMMQTLSLTTCSMSAIGAGMNFGGGSMGGAGGIGGGGMGSGGAMGGGMGASSGSAAGGIGGHGFGAGGVGGGMGAGAGAVGRGGSSGGVGAGGMTGVGTGGLGAGNAGVGAGLGAGVGGNLGFGAGGKGDSSTSGVGMGAGTGSAGSGGMGNSQMGFSGGEGKGDGTGGGTGGDAGKDHGMGPTGMGRGIGGSGGTEGGDVSLSGVGGNNDALGSDQAVELTERRTVLIRTVKKEGDVLEMDRQEQTYTISGAADDSDNE; encoded by the exons ATGAGCCGCAGCCCGGAGAGGATCTCGTCCTACCGACGCCACTTtgaggagagcagcagcttctcccAGCAGGTCAGGGTGTCCAGCCCATCCCCCACTCGGAGAGAGGCCCGTCATGCCTCCGCCGGCTACTCCTGCAGAGCCGGGGCCGGCGGCATGCGCGTGGAGTCAGCGGGAAGGGCCGTCTCGGCAGCACGCAGGTCTCGCATGGCCGGAGCAGG TGCGAGTGCAGGGGCCTTGGTGTGTGTTGGGCCCAGCGGAGAGCCGGCCATGGACCTGGATGTGGCCGCGGCCGAGAACCAGGAATTCCTCAGCACCCGGAAAAGTGAACGACAGGAGATGATCGTCCTCAACGATCGACTGGCTGTGTACATTAACAAG GTCCGATCACTGGAGCAGCAGAACCAGCTTCTGGAGGCGGAGATTGAGGCGTACCAGAACCGCTTCGAGAAGCCGTCAGGCCTGCGCCTCTTGTACGAGGAACAGCTGAAGGAGCTGAGAAGGATCGCTGACCAGATGAGAGTTCAGCGA GACATTTCCTTGGCGGCGAAGGAGTCCACAGCTGCTCAACTGGAGACGATCAAAATCAAATACGAGGAGGCggtggagctgaggaggaaagCCGAGTTAGACATCGAAAGCTTTCGTCCG GATGTTGACAAAGCCACCTCCTCACGCATTGCCCTGGAGAAGAAACTGGAGCAACTGGAAGTTGAAATTGAATTCCTAAAACGAGTCCATCAACAG gaaattgATGAGCTCATGAAACAGATCTATTCAGCTCTTGCCGTGGCTGAGAGTGCGTTCACCCTGCCGGACCTGGCAGCTGCTTTGAAACAAATCCAAACCCAGTATGACGATATTGCGGCCAAAAATCTCCAG GAGATGGATTCATGGTACAAAAACAAGTTCCAAGATCTGACCAAGAAGACGTCGGGGCACGTGGACAGGGTTCGAAGCTTCCGGGAAGAAGTGGTAGAAGCCAAAAAGGAC ATCCAAAACAAAGAACGTGACTTGGATGGCATGAGGACAAGGAATGAAGCTCTCGAGGCCCAGATCCAAGAGACGCAAGAAACATACAGGAAGGAGCTGGAAGACCTGCAG GCTCGCATCGAGGCCCTGCAGTTTGATCTGAAATCCACAAAGGAGAAAATTGCGCTCTATCTACGCGAGTACCAAGACCTCCTGAATATCAAGATGGCCCTGGAGATTGAGATCACGACTTACCG aaaattgATTGAGGGAGAGGACCTGCGGCTCGCTGGCATGATGCAAACCCTGTCTCTTACCACCTGTTCCATGAGCGCTATTGGTGCTGGGATGAACTTTGGTGGAGGAAGCATGGGTGGAGCCGGCGGAATCGGTGGTGGAGGCATGGGGAGTGGCGGGGCAATGGGTGGGGGCATGGGCGCAAGTTCAGGCAGTGCTGCTGGGGGCATTGGGGGTCATGGATTTGGAGCTGGGGGCGTAGGTGGAGGCATGGGAGCTGGTGCTGGGGCTGTGGGTAGAGGTGGTAGTAGTGGAGGAGTGGGTGCCGGAGGAATGACTGGCGTTGGCACTGGTGGACTGGGTGCCGGAAACGCTGGTGTCGGTGCGGGTTTGGGTGCTGGTGTTGGGGGAAACTTGGGATTTGGTGCCGGAGGCAAGGGTGACAGCAGCACGAGTGGTGTTGGAATGGGTGCGGGTACTGGCTCTGCAGGTTCTGGTGGCATGGGCAACAGTCAAATGGGGTTTAGTGGAGGCGAGGGGAAGGGTGATGGAACCGGCGGAGGAACAGGAGGGGATGCCGGCAAAGACCATGGAATGGGTCCCACCGGAATGGGCCGCGGAATCGGAGGCAGTGGAGGAACTGAGGGTGGGGATGTTTCACTGTCAGGCGTTGGTGGCAACAATGACGCCTTGGGATCAGATCAGGCTGTGGAGCTGACGGAGAGAAGGACGGTGCTCATTAG AACGGTGAAAAAGGAGGGTGACGTGCTGGAGATGGACCGCCAGGAACAGACCTACACCATCAGCGGTGCCGCCGATGACTCCGACAACGAGTGA
- the tstd3 gene encoding thiosulfate sulfurtransferase/rhodanese-like domain-containing protein 3: MALRSSWRFAGATPRLLRRSTALRPGSSVPGGRSSVSSFDDTQPRRRTTDLLQCSRFASAPPSTDVTYEQLKRLLAERTAVVVDVREPWELREYGVIPGSINIPLGQVNTALQLGPDEFKEKYGGEMPEQTDNIVFTCLAGFRSKTALAAAASLGYTRVLQYPGGWKDWSTNEQQG; the protein is encoded by the exons ATGGCgctcaggagcagctggaggttTGCGGGGGCGACACCGCGGCTCTTACGGAGGAGCACTGCCCTCCGGCCCGGGTCCTCTGTCCCGGGAGGACGAAGCTCCGTGTCCAGCTTCGACGACACTCAGCCCCGCCGCAGAA CCACAGACTTGCTGCAGTGCAGCCGGTTCGCTTCGGCGCCACCGAGCACAGATGTGACCTACGAGCAGCTGAAGCGGCTGCTGGCCGAGCGGACTGCCGTGGTCGTGGACGTCAGGGAGCCGTGGGAGCTCCGAGAGTACGGCGTCATCCCCGGCTCCATCAACATCCCCC TGGGACAGGTGAACACCGCCCTCCAGCTGGGGCCCGACGAGTTCAAAGAGAAGTACGGAGGCGAAATGCCCGAGCAGACGGACAACATCGTGTTCACCTGTCTGGCCGGGTTCCGGAGCAAGACCGCGCTCGCGGCGGCCGCTTCGCTGGGATACACGCG TGTTCTGCAATACCCAGGTGGCTGGAAAGACTGGTCGACGAACGAGCAACagggatga